A stretch of Gemmatimonas aurantiaca T-27 DNA encodes these proteins:
- a CDS encoding FAD-binding oxidoreductase: MTTTQRVGGLATVTHDEDVRRAFARDVSGLEMMADMVARPSSVAEVQDLLRAATADGVSVTPAGAQSSTTGASIADHGVLLSLRGLSHIGAVDPDARVIRAGAGAIVADVRRAAEAAGLLFTPDPTSEEESTIGGAIACNASGARSLRYGATGPHVRALTVLLANGEQLELRRPALEKNTVGYPIAHDPVDWFVGSEGTLGVVVEAELALYPLPSQVLGLAVPFMSEADALAFVVAARRAPDVHPRCLEFFDQGAMEIARTAEGAGAWAPGISAMVYVEETGGGDGDEELPLDAWLALAEAHHASAEDIRVYDSASALNDARRMRHAVPATMNERGAARRAFGGRKVSTDWAVPYPRLGEALTIARRFAEEAGTPRGIAYGHAGNGHPHQNIIAQDADELARIEQVVYATLKEVIAMGGTVAAEHGIGKIKRRWLPLQASDAQQRVMRALKRELDPLGLLAPGNVL, encoded by the coding sequence GTGACCACCACGCAACGCGTTGGTGGGCTTGCCACCGTCACGCATGACGAGGACGTGCGTCGCGCCTTTGCGCGTGACGTCTCGGGCCTCGAGATGATGGCCGACATGGTGGCGCGTCCATCCTCGGTGGCAGAAGTGCAGGACTTGTTGCGCGCGGCCACCGCCGACGGTGTGTCGGTTACCCCCGCCGGGGCACAGTCCAGCACGACGGGTGCGTCCATTGCGGACCACGGCGTGTTGTTGTCCTTGCGTGGACTCTCGCACATTGGCGCAGTCGACCCCGATGCCCGCGTGATCCGCGCCGGCGCCGGTGCCATTGTCGCCGATGTGCGCCGCGCCGCCGAAGCAGCCGGGTTGCTGTTCACGCCCGATCCGACCAGCGAAGAAGAAAGCACCATCGGCGGCGCCATCGCCTGCAATGCCTCGGGGGCCCGATCGTTGCGCTACGGTGCCACCGGTCCACATGTGCGCGCCCTCACCGTGCTGCTGGCCAACGGCGAGCAACTCGAACTGCGACGTCCAGCACTCGAAAAGAACACGGTGGGCTATCCCATCGCACACGACCCGGTCGACTGGTTCGTTGGGAGTGAAGGCACGCTGGGTGTGGTGGTGGAAGCCGAGCTGGCACTGTATCCGCTACCATCGCAGGTGTTGGGGCTCGCGGTGCCGTTCATGAGTGAAGCCGATGCCCTGGCGTTCGTCGTCGCGGCACGACGCGCACCGGATGTGCATCCCCGGTGCCTCGAGTTCTTCGATCAGGGGGCCATGGAGATCGCACGCACGGCCGAGGGTGCCGGGGCATGGGCACCAGGCATCAGTGCCATGGTCTACGTGGAAGAAACCGGCGGCGGCGATGGTGACGAGGAGCTGCCACTCGATGCCTGGCTCGCACTGGCCGAAGCCCATCATGCCTCGGCCGAAGACATCCGCGTGTACGATTCGGCAAGTGCGTTGAACGACGCGCGCCGCATGCGACATGCCGTACCAGCGACGATGAATGAACGGGGCGCCGCTCGGCGTGCCTTTGGTGGCCGCAAGGTGAGCACCGACTGGGCCGTGCCGTATCCACGACTCGGCGAAGCTCTCACCATCGCGCGCCGGTTTGCCGAAGAAGCCGGCACACCACGTGGCATCGCCTACGGGCATGCCGGCAACGGCCATCCGCATCAGAACATCATCGCACAGGACGCCGACGAACTCGCGCGAATCGAGCAGGTGGTGTATGCGACGCTCAAGGAAGTGATCGCCATGGGCGGCACCGTGGCGGCGGAACATGGCATTGGCAAGATCAAGCGGCGCTGGTTGCCGCTGCAGGCCAGCGACGCGCAGCAGCGCGTGATGCGGGCGCTCAAGCGTGAGCTCGACCCGCTCGGCCTGCTCGCACCGGGGAACGTGTTGTGA
- the serA gene encoding phosphoglycerate dehydrogenase translates to MFRVLVTDEVDQEGVVLLTAEPALQVDELPTLPKDELLRRIGEYDAIVGRSATRISAELLKAGGKLKVVGRAGVGVDNIELDVATSLGIAIINAPAGNTVAVAELFFGTVIGLLRQLHTAAAAMGDGRWDRAKFMGRELKGKTLGIVGLGRIGSEVAARAHAFGMTVVAYDPYIADERFAALRVRRAPSLDALLAETNVLTLHVPLTDETRGMIGKRELARLPARSVVVNLARGGVIEEAALQAALETDQLRGAVLDVFTVEPLAPDSPLRNIPNLVLTPHLGANTVEAQRNVSRDVCVAVRDALLHNDLSRSINVSGATGEWSELQSAMLLTRRAAAVARAVLADQGMRAVRRVALRVSPDLAHGTGAMLAAAAAGVLEGVIETDRLNLINARSLAEARGLELSVAETTELGSGRALEVSLSGGMQQLAVAGVAPEGGTPRLTRIGSFHVDVNPRQTLLVLTNHDVPGVIGRVGTLLGERGVNIAEYHQARLAQGGDALAAVSVDGTVSEETRKALLELSDVRSASIVHFRNE, encoded by the coding sequence ATGTTTCGCGTCCTCGTCACCGACGAAGTCGATCAGGAAGGTGTTGTTCTCCTCACTGCGGAACCCGCATTGCAGGTGGACGAACTCCCCACCCTCCCCAAGGATGAACTGCTGCGCCGCATCGGCGAGTACGATGCGATCGTGGGGCGCAGCGCCACGCGCATTTCTGCCGAACTGCTGAAAGCCGGCGGAAAGCTCAAGGTCGTGGGTCGTGCGGGCGTTGGTGTCGACAACATCGAGCTCGATGTCGCCACATCGCTGGGCATCGCCATCATCAACGCGCCGGCCGGCAACACCGTCGCCGTGGCGGAGCTGTTCTTCGGCACGGTGATCGGTCTGCTGCGGCAACTGCACACCGCCGCTGCCGCCATGGGCGACGGACGCTGGGATCGCGCCAAGTTCATGGGCCGCGAACTGAAGGGGAAAACACTCGGTATCGTGGGCCTCGGCCGTATCGGCAGTGAAGTGGCCGCCCGGGCCCACGCTTTTGGTATGACCGTGGTGGCGTACGATCCGTATATCGCCGACGAGCGATTCGCCGCGCTGCGTGTGCGTCGTGCGCCATCGCTCGACGCACTGCTGGCCGAGACCAACGTGCTCACCCTGCACGTGCCGCTCACCGATGAAACGCGCGGCATGATCGGCAAACGCGAGCTTGCACGCCTTCCTGCCCGTTCGGTGGTGGTGAATCTCGCGCGTGGTGGTGTCATCGAAGAAGCCGCGCTGCAGGCGGCGCTCGAAACCGATCAACTGCGTGGTGCGGTGCTCGATGTGTTCACCGTCGAACCGCTCGCGCCCGACAGCCCCCTGCGCAACATCCCCAATCTCGTGCTCACGCCGCACCTCGGCGCGAACACCGTGGAAGCGCAGCGCAATGTCTCGCGTGATGTATGCGTCGCGGTGCGCGATGCACTGCTGCACAACGACCTCTCGCGGTCCATCAACGTGTCGGGCGCTACGGGCGAATGGAGCGAGCTGCAGAGCGCGATGCTGCTGACACGTCGGGCCGCCGCGGTGGCCCGTGCGGTGCTCGCCGATCAGGGCATGCGTGCCGTACGCCGCGTGGCGCTGCGTGTGAGCCCGGATCTGGCCCATGGCACCGGAGCCATGCTCGCCGCCGCCGCCGCGGGCGTGCTGGAAGGGGTGATTGAAACCGACCGTCTCAATCTCATCAACGCACGTTCGTTGGCCGAGGCACGCGGGCTCGAATTGTCGGTGGCCGAAACCACCGAGCTCGGGTCGGGGCGTGCGCTCGAAGTCTCACTGTCGGGTGGCATGCAGCAGCTCGCTGTAGCCGGTGTGGCGCCGGAAGGCGGCACGCCACGCCTGACACGCATCGGCTCGTTCCACGTGGACGTGAACCCGCGGCAAACGCTGCTGGTGCTCACCAATCACGACGTACCGGGTGTTATCGGTCGGGTGGGTACGCTGCTGGGCGAGCGGGGCGTGAATATCGCCGAGTATCACCAGGCGCGTCTCGCACAGGGTGGCGATGCACTCGCCGCCGTATCGGTGGACGGCACGGTGAGCGAAGAGACCCGGAAAGCCCTGCTCGAGTTGTCCGATGTGCGATCGGCCAGCATCGTGCACTTCCGCAACGAATAG
- a CDS encoding MerR family transcriptional regulator, giving the protein MAESPVQLLRAHARHAPWNARGLAAHAAALVDSAGVKPTNASARAMPSARAVRFYVANGLLDRPEGAGTAATYGYRHLLQLLSIKIRQREGQTLEAIKAEMRETTGDALERRVAASLAPALSLQMDASASRAGNPVASWRRVIVAEGVELHVREDSPAAEDDTLVSLRDMLRRSLGQ; this is encoded by the coding sequence ATGGCCGAGTCTCCTGTCCAACTTCTGCGCGCCCACGCGCGCCACGCTCCGTGGAATGCGCGCGGTCTCGCTGCGCACGCGGCCGCTCTCGTCGACTCGGCGGGCGTAAAGCCCACGAACGCGTCCGCGCGGGCCATGCCCAGTGCACGCGCCGTACGGTTCTATGTGGCCAACGGCCTGCTCGACCGCCCGGAAGGTGCCGGCACGGCCGCGACGTACGGCTATCGCCATCTGCTGCAGTTGCTGTCCATCAAGATTCGCCAGCGCGAGGGACAGACGCTCGAGGCTATCAAGGCCGAGATGCGCGAAACCACGGGCGACGCGCTCGAACGCCGGGTCGCGGCGTCATTGGCCCCCGCCTTGTCGCTGCAGATGGATGCGAGCGCATCGCGCGCGGGCAATCCCGTTGCGAGTTGGCGACGCGTTATCGTTGCTGAAGGCGTGGAGCTGCATGTGCGCGAGGATTCGCCGGCAGCCGAAGACGACACGCTGGTGAGTTTGCGGGACATGCTGCGCCGATCGCTCGGCCAGTAG
- the glnA gene encoding type I glutamate--ammonia ligase gives MATPSRSLLPANLDGATATDILELAEAHQVRFLRLQFTDILGVIKNVEIPSSQFRKAMKGDIMFDGSSIAGFVRVEESDMLLAPDLSTFQIFPWGDPASRVGRLICDITMPDGSPFVGDPRGALKRQLAAAAEHGFVMNAGMEAEFFLFKSADDGRPGTTTHDVGGYFDLAPMDLGEDARRAIVDALELMGFEVEAAHHEVAHGQHEIDFRYADALRTADNIATFRFVVKQVARQFGLFASFMPKPVFGQNGSGMHAHQSLFKGGQNAFWDPSREWSLSLTALHYIGGLLRHARAMCAVTNPIVNSYKRLVPGFEAPVNVAWSMRNRSPMIRVPERRGSGTRIELRTPDPSANPYLALTVMLAAGLDGLRTEADWREPVNTNIWEMSHRERRRLRVDDLPQSLHEACDELEKDEVICGALGDHITQQFLAAKRAEWTEYNQQVTAWEQARYLARY, from the coding sequence ATGGCCACGCCAAGTCGCTCACTGCTTCCTGCCAATCTGGATGGCGCCACCGCCACCGATATTCTCGAGCTCGCAGAAGCGCACCAGGTGCGTTTTCTCCGGCTCCAGTTCACGGACATCCTCGGCGTCATCAAGAACGTCGAGATCCCGAGCTCGCAATTCAGAAAGGCGATGAAGGGCGACATCATGTTCGATGGCTCCAGCATCGCCGGTTTTGTGCGAGTGGAAGAGTCGGACATGCTGCTGGCCCCGGACCTGAGCACCTTCCAGATCTTTCCGTGGGGCGACCCGGCGTCGCGGGTGGGGCGTCTGATCTGCGACATCACCATGCCCGATGGCTCGCCGTTTGTGGGTGACCCGCGCGGTGCGCTCAAGCGGCAGTTGGCGGCGGCGGCCGAACATGGCTTCGTGATGAATGCCGGCATGGAAGCGGAATTTTTCCTCTTCAAGTCGGCCGATGACGGCCGCCCGGGCACCACCACGCATGATGTGGGCGGGTACTTCGATCTGGCGCCGATGGATTTGGGCGAAGATGCACGCCGAGCGATCGTCGATGCCCTGGAGCTGATGGGGTTCGAGGTGGAAGCCGCCCATCATGAGGTGGCGCATGGTCAGCATGAAATCGATTTCCGCTATGCCGACGCCCTGCGCACGGCCGACAACATCGCGACGTTCCGCTTTGTCGTGAAGCAGGTGGCCCGTCAGTTCGGGCTGTTTGCCTCGTTCATGCCGAAGCCGGTGTTCGGGCAGAACGGCAGCGGTATGCATGCACACCAGAGTCTGTTCAAAGGTGGGCAGAACGCCTTCTGGGATCCGTCGCGCGAATGGTCGCTGAGCCTCACGGCGCTGCACTACATCGGTGGCCTGCTGCGGCACGCGCGCGCCATGTGTGCGGTGACCAACCCCATCGTGAACAGTTACAAGCGGTTGGTTCCCGGGTTCGAAGCGCCGGTGAACGTGGCGTGGAGCATGCGCAATCGTTCGCCGATGATCCGTGTACCGGAGCGTCGCGGGTCGGGCACCCGCATCGAACTGCGCACCCCCGATCCGAGTGCCAACCCCTATCTCGCCCTCACCGTGATGCTGGCGGCAGGGCTGGACGGGCTGCGCACCGAGGCGGATTGGCGCGAGCCGGTGAACACCAACATCTGGGAGATGTCGCACCGCGAGCGTCGGCGACTACGGGTGGACGACCTGCCCCAGTCCCTGCACGAGGCGTGCGACGAGCTCGAAAAGGACGAAGTGATCTGCGGTGCGCTGGGCGACCATATCACGCAACAGTTCCTTGCTGCCAAGCGCGCCGAGTGGACCGAGTACAATCAGCAGGTCACCGCGTGGGAACAGGCGCGGTATCTGGCGCGGTACTAG
- a CDS encoding GAF domain-containing sensor histidine kinase, translating to MRPEDVPPAAHLGVLLARVAEAFAGATSRASLHAALERIVVTDLQADGFALYGVDVGAQRGHLEHQWGVVLTSPSRIGSNFWDSFLGDAVRELTPRFIEDVEAFAREGRPLARHLLENNVHSAALLPLIIEGRVQGMLTLRYLDRRTFDAPTQSILSGIATQCALALRNADVRDELERRAERLTALARAQQRLTQLSREDSLPGGIAEAVQLVVPAARCEVFIRRLDSLERVVCLEHGHMTSADFAPLADVALVEATARAGVARLASHLQDGVEVAVGTTELCAPVRDGNRTAGVIRLLAPRHQAFDSHDFELIAILARHAGTAVETARLFSLQDLQRQRAEGAAEVARVALHARQLDEGASELLHVLDRFVPSIGKAIGVARARDGMIEYVAASGTLDGLRGHRPASLLALHELSPNGHAVECTDLAPLAPVSLQAGLADEWAFVLPLIARDRTLGVLIASAHRTGPLSRHHRITLERLSASLALAIDALLLDEEERLARDREQLLATALTTINHPIFILDRVGVRYANPAAAREYGWSQNELMDMRFEELVVSEGARGAPDDDPTIARDTNGASESPPAAGAHPTPPNPTVIEQRPRASHDVHRRRDGSEFPAAVAISPLTSQDGGLLGRVLSVRNVSQERQLEEQMRHTEKMVAVGELVAGVAHEINNPLTGISAFAQLLLEETLTDDQRESVALIKKETDRAKGVIHDLLLFARNTERAAGPVDINDALGQVVRLRAYPLRNGGVDVQLALDPSAPRVSGDAQKLQQVLLNIIGNAEYAMRDRPHRVLTLTTQGHGDTVSITATDTGKGMPEEVRRRIFEPFFTTKPNGVGTGLGLSVSYGIVRAHGGTVSVESVPDVGTTVTIVLPALSA from the coding sequence ATGCGCCCTGAAGACGTCCCACCCGCCGCGCATCTGGGCGTGTTGCTCGCCCGGGTCGCGGAGGCGTTTGCGGGGGCCACCTCGCGTGCATCGCTGCACGCGGCGCTGGAACGCATTGTGGTCACGGACCTGCAAGCCGACGGCTTTGCCCTGTACGGCGTCGACGTGGGTGCACAACGCGGGCATCTCGAGCATCAATGGGGCGTGGTCCTCACCTCGCCCTCCCGGATCGGCAGCAACTTCTGGGACAGTTTTCTGGGCGATGCGGTGCGGGAGCTCACCCCGCGCTTCATCGAGGACGTGGAAGCGTTTGCGCGCGAAGGCCGCCCGCTCGCCCGTCATTTGCTCGAAAACAATGTCCATTCGGCGGCCCTGCTGCCGCTCATCATCGAGGGCCGTGTGCAGGGCATGCTGACCCTGCGCTACCTCGATCGGCGCACCTTCGATGCGCCGACCCAATCGATCCTCTCAGGTATTGCCACGCAGTGTGCGCTGGCCCTGCGCAACGCCGATGTGCGGGATGAGCTCGAGCGGCGCGCCGAACGACTCACCGCCCTCGCCCGGGCCCAGCAGCGCCTGACCCAGCTCTCCCGCGAGGATTCGCTGCCGGGTGGTATCGCTGAAGCGGTGCAACTGGTTGTGCCGGCCGCGCGCTGCGAGGTGTTCATCCGGCGGCTCGACTCCCTCGAGCGCGTGGTCTGCCTCGAACACGGTCACATGACCAGCGCGGACTTTGCGCCCCTCGCCGATGTCGCCCTCGTCGAAGCCACCGCCCGCGCGGGCGTGGCCCGTCTTGCGTCGCACTTGCAGGACGGTGTGGAGGTGGCCGTGGGCACCACCGAGCTCTGCGCGCCCGTGCGTGATGGCAATCGGACGGCGGGCGTCATCCGGTTGCTCGCGCCACGACACCAGGCGTTCGACAGCCATGACTTCGAACTGATCGCCATCCTTGCCCGCCACGCCGGCACCGCCGTCGAAACCGCGCGCTTGTTTTCCCTGCAGGATCTGCAGCGTCAGCGTGCCGAAGGTGCCGCGGAAGTGGCCCGTGTGGCCCTGCACGCGCGTCAACTCGATGAAGGCGCGTCGGAGTTGCTGCACGTCCTCGATCGGTTTGTGCCGTCCATCGGCAAGGCCATCGGGGTGGCCCGTGCACGCGATGGCATGATCGAATATGTGGCCGCCAGCGGAACGCTCGACGGACTGCGTGGGCATCGGCCGGCCAGCCTGCTGGCGCTGCACGAGCTCTCCCCCAACGGCCACGCCGTCGAGTGCACCGACCTCGCGCCGCTGGCACCGGTCAGTCTGCAGGCCGGACTCGCCGATGAGTGGGCGTTTGTCCTGCCACTCATCGCGCGCGACCGGACGCTGGGGGTGCTGATTGCCAGTGCCCACCGAACCGGCCCCCTCTCGCGGCACCATCGCATCACGCTCGAGCGTTTGTCGGCGTCACTGGCCCTCGCCATCGACGCGCTGCTCCTGGATGAGGAAGAGCGACTCGCCCGCGATCGCGAGCAGCTCCTCGCGACCGCGCTCACGACCATCAATCACCCCATCTTCATTCTCGACCGGGTCGGCGTGCGGTATGCCAATCCCGCAGCGGCGCGGGAGTACGGGTGGTCGCAGAACGAGCTGATGGACATGCGCTTCGAGGAACTCGTCGTGTCGGAGGGAGCACGCGGCGCCCCCGACGACGACCCGACGATCGCGCGTGACACCAACGGCGCCAGCGAATCACCGCCGGCCGCCGGCGCGCACCCCACGCCGCCCAACCCGACGGTGATCGAGCAGCGCCCACGCGCCTCGCACGACGTCCATCGGCGCCGCGACGGCAGCGAGTTCCCCGCCGCGGTGGCGATCAGCCCCCTCACCTCCCAGGACGGTGGACTGCTCGGCCGCGTGCTCAGCGTACGCAACGTGAGTCAGGAGCGTCAGCTCGAAGAGCAGATGCGACACACCGAGAAGATGGTGGCGGTCGGTGAACTGGTGGCTGGCGTGGCCCATGAAATCAACAATCCGCTGACCGGCATTTCGGCCTTTGCGCAGCTCCTGCTCGAGGAGACCCTCACCGACGATCAGCGGGAGTCCGTTGCGCTGATCAAGAAAGAAACCGACCGCGCCAAGGGCGTCATTCACGACCTGCTGCTCTTTGCACGCAATACCGAACGCGCCGCCGGGCCCGTCGATATCAACGATGCACTCGGTCAGGTCGTACGATTGCGAGCATACCCGCTGCGCAATGGCGGTGTCGACGTGCAGCTCGCACTCGATCCGTCAGCGCCGCGTGTCAGCGGTGATGCGCAGAAGCTGCAACAGGTGCTGCTCAACATCATCGGGAATGCCGAGTACGCTATGCGGGATCGTCCCCATCGCGTGCTGACATTGACCACACAGGGGCACGGCGACACGGTGTCCATCACCGCCACGGACACCGGCAAGGGGATGCCGGAGGAAGTGCGGCGACGCATCTTCGAACCGTTCTTCACGACGAAACCCAATGGTGTGGGCACGGGCCTCGGCCTGAGTGTCAGCTACGGCATTGTTCGTGCGCATGGTGGCACCGTTTCTGTCGAGTCCGTGCCCGACGTCGGGACAACGGTCACTATCGTATTGCCCGCGCTTTCTGCGTGA
- a CDS encoding sigma-54-dependent transcriptional regulator yields the protein MTTSSLSLLVLESDASAREALATRLIDHGHRVRQAATREQANTLARDEAPQLLVLTGSPAELERLPELVATSFGTCLLPDFFDATEIETALQDAADAGRARRELRWLRTHGGPASPLPRPTLAPTFDELVALAASAEAPVLLQGEIGTGKGYIARLIHNRSSKNESPYLEIDCSLFHSENLTSELFGNEPHIPDSSSISVAGLLEAAGQGTVFLDQVDRLDSAMQDRLLELLEHRRFTRHGGRTPVAAEVRLIVASHTPLSDAVADRRFRADLYYRLQTLTLTLPPLRARPDEILPLAETFLSAGAALSPAAQDALTAHRWPGNVRELRDTLWRAQVVAGQDVIDVVHLALPGTDTAVRAAGASAMAGSAGARPLDAVEREAIRAALAAHRGNRTRAAQGLGIARSTLLEKIKRYGLP from the coding sequence ATGACGACGAGTTCCCTCTCCCTGCTGGTGCTGGAAAGCGATGCGAGCGCCCGAGAAGCGCTGGCGACCAGGTTGATCGATCACGGTCATCGGGTGCGCCAGGCCGCGACGCGTGAACAGGCGAACACGCTGGCCCGCGACGAGGCGCCGCAGTTGCTGGTACTCACCGGGTCGCCGGCCGAACTCGAACGCCTTCCTGAACTGGTCGCCACATCGTTCGGCACCTGCCTGCTGCCGGACTTTTTTGATGCGACGGAAATCGAAACGGCTCTCCAGGACGCCGCCGATGCCGGGCGAGCCCGTCGCGAGTTGCGCTGGCTGCGTACACACGGAGGGCCCGCCAGCCCGCTGCCACGCCCCACCCTGGCGCCGACCTTCGACGAACTCGTCGCTCTGGCAGCCAGTGCCGAGGCACCGGTACTGCTACAAGGCGAAATCGGTACCGGAAAAGGGTACATCGCTCGTCTCATCCATAATCGTTCGTCTAAAAACGAATCACCATATCTCGAGATTGATTGCAGTCTGTTTCATTCGGAAAATCTGACATCTGAATTGTTCGGCAATGAACCACATATCCCAGATTCGTCGTCGATTTCTGTCGCCGGCCTCCTCGAGGCGGCGGGACAGGGCACCGTGTTTCTGGACCAGGTCGACCGCCTCGATTCGGCCATGCAAGACCGGTTACTCGAACTGCTCGAACATCGGCGCTTCACTCGTCATGGTGGACGGACGCCTGTTGCGGCTGAGGTTCGCCTCATCGTGGCATCGCATACGCCCCTGTCCGATGCAGTGGCCGACCGACGGTTCCGCGCCGACCTCTACTACCGGCTGCAGACCCTGACTCTCACCCTGCCGCCGCTCCGTGCCCGGCCCGACGAGATTCTGCCGCTGGCCGAAACGTTTCTCTCCGCCGGCGCCGCCCTTTCCCCGGCAGCGCAGGACGCCCTCACAGCCCATCGCTGGCCCGGCAACGTGCGCGAATTGCGCGACACTCTGTGGCGGGCGCAGGTCGTAGCCGGTCAGGACGTCATCGATGTCGTGCACCTGGCGCTTCCTGGCACCGACACCGCGGTGCGTGCCGCTGGCGCTTCTGCCATGGCCGGTTCGGCGGGCGCGCGACCATTGGATGCCGTGGAACGGGAGGCCATTCGCGCCGCCCTCGCGGCCCACCGCGGCAACCGCACGCGAGCCGCGCAGGGTCTCGGCATCGCGCGCTCCACCCTGCTCGAGAAGATCAAGCGATACGGGCTCCCATGA
- a CDS encoding zinc ribbon domain-containing protein: MTASKTSAHSGGFCAACGAALSAGARFCHRCGTPAGEGAGPTRAGHSAPAPASGSAASVLPWGVAFVALLALVAMFAGRNFGAAKGSGIDGSSNSLPTQAIDGQAMGQAGAGGPAPSIGDLSPSERANRLYQRMMTYVQDGKVDSVAFFAPMAMASHEMLESPTPDERYHHGRIAEVTGNAAVARAQADTILKASPDDLLGLLLAARGARMDNDTKSAAGFDKRLLDALQAQLAIERPDYQLHRAEIDRAVEEARRK; encoded by the coding sequence ATGACTGCCTCCAAGACTTCGGCTCACTCCGGCGGCTTCTGTGCCGCCTGCGGCGCGGCACTTTCGGCCGGCGCACGTTTCTGCCACCGCTGTGGCACCCCTGCTGGCGAAGGCGCGGGCCCCACGCGAGCGGGTCACTCCGCCCCCGCGCCGGCGTCCGGCTCGGCCGCGTCCGTGTTGCCGTGGGGTGTGGCCTTCGTGGCCCTGCTCGCACTGGTGGCCATGTTCGCTGGCCGGAACTTCGGTGCGGCCAAGGGGTCGGGAATCGACGGTTCGTCCAACTCGCTCCCCACGCAGGCCATCGATGGGCAGGCCATGGGCCAGGCGGGTGCCGGTGGCCCGGCCCCCAGCATCGGCGACCTGTCACCCAGCGAGCGCGCCAATCGTCTGTATCAGCGTATGATGACGTACGTGCAGGACGGTAAGGTCGACTCGGTCGCGTTCTTCGCGCCGATGGCCATGGCGTCGCACGAGATGCTCGAATCGCCCACCCCCGACGAGCGTTATCATCACGGCCGTATCGCGGAAGTCACCGGCAACGCCGCCGTGGCCCGCGCACAAGCCGACACCATCCTGAAGGCGAGCCCGGACGATCTCCTCGGTCTTCTGCTCGCGGCGCGCGGTGCGCGCATGGACAATGACACCAAGTCAGCGGCCGGATTCGACAAGCGCTTGCTCGACGCCCTGCAGGCCCAGCTCGCCATCGAGCGGCCGGACTATCAACTGCACCGTGCGGAGATCGATCGCGCCGTCGAAGAGGCGCGTCGTAAGTAG
- a CDS encoding HD-GYP domain-containing protein produces the protein MDISPAIDPIRAIEAAGAAQVDDSLRRILVVDDESTIRLALSRFLRTRGYEVEMAESGTVALSILAQQRFSLMLCDLRMPGVSGLEVVPQALTHDPHLGIIMLTAVNDAQSATDALSNGAFDYLTKPVELPDLLAAVERASMRRMRTMERHAIDRLIREEVALRTFQLEQEKEALRALTVSIAETLINAMEAKDLYLRGHSQRVADLGAAIATELGLPADTVDKIHLAGRLHDVGKIGIREEVLNKPGRLSDDEFSHVKDHVLIGLEILSPLNHLGDVLYFIRDHHERWNGAGYPHGRSGLDITIGGRILTAADAFDALTSKRAYRDPMSAQETLAYLTTQVGSMLEPGVCEALCAVVERGEVPTIPRVDPRP, from the coding sequence ATGGACATCTCTCCTGCCATCGATCCCATTCGCGCCATCGAGGCCGCCGGTGCGGCCCAGGTGGACGACTCGTTGCGACGCATCCTCGTCGTCGACGATGAATCGACCATCCGGCTGGCCCTGAGCCGCTTCCTCCGCACGCGCGGATACGAGGTGGAGATGGCCGAATCGGGCACGGTGGCCCTGTCCATCCTCGCCCAGCAGCGTTTCTCGCTGATGCTGTGCGACCTGCGCATGCCCGGTGTGAGTGGACTCGAAGTGGTGCCACAGGCCCTCACGCATGATCCCCATCTCGGGATCATCATGTTGACCGCCGTCAACGATGCCCAGAGTGCCACCGACGCCCTGTCCAACGGCGCGTTCGACTACCTCACCAAGCCGGTCGAGCTGCCCGATCTGCTGGCCGCCGTCGAGCGGGCTTCGATGCGCCGGATGCGCACGATGGAGCGGCACGCCATCGACCGCCTGATTCGCGAGGAGGTGGCCCTGCGCACCTTCCAGCTCGAACAGGAAAAGGAGGCGCTGCGGGCGCTCACGGTGAGCATCGCCGAAACGCTGATCAACGCGATGGAGGCGAAGGACCTCTACCTCCGGGGACATTCCCAGCGGGTCGCCGACCTGGGCGCCGCCATCGCGACCGAATTGGGGTTGCCGGCGGACACCGTGGACAAGATCCATCTGGCCGGACGCCTGCACGACGTGGGCAAGATCGGGATTCGGGAAGAGGTGCTGAACAAGCCCGGCCGCCTCAGCGACGACGAGTTCTCGCATGTGAAGGACCACGTGCTCATTGGTCTCGAAATCCTGAGCCCCCTGAACCACCTGGGCGACGTGCTGTACTTCATCCGCGACCACCACGAGCGCTGGAATGGCGCCGGGTACCCCCACGGTCGCTCGGGGCTGGATATCACCATCGGTGGTCGGATCCTCACCGCGGCCGACGCTTTCGACGCCCTCACGTCCAAGCGCGCCTATCGTGATCCCATGTCGGCGCAGGAGACCCTTGCCTACCTGACCACCCAGGTGGGCAGCATGCTCGAACCCGGTGTCTGCGAAGCCCTGTGCGCCGTGGTCGAACGTGGTGAGGTGCCAACCATCCCGCGTGTCGACCCCCGGCCGTAA